One genomic window of Gossypium hirsutum isolate 1008001.06 chromosome D11, Gossypium_hirsutum_v2.1, whole genome shotgun sequence includes the following:
- the LOC107923612 gene encoding protein SPIRRIG isoform X2, which translates to MFQGSKGKKMKWVSLLKDIKEKVGLAQSPTPTATSTTVSSSSSAAASSSNRDTNASSTLYDYVSSPSRDKHELELDFKRFWEEFRSSNSEKEKEAALNLTIDAFCRLVKQHANVAQLVTLLVETHIFSFVVGRAFVTDIEKLKISSKTKSLDVLKVLRFFSEVTEGGFSPGSNLLTAVEILVSGPIDKQSLLDSGIFCCLIHVLNALLCPDEANQRLKINYTEEPMLAEKDSTADVGQARRLEVEGSVVHIMKALASHPLAAQSLIEDDSLMLLFQMVANGSVTVFSKYKEGLVSLHIIQLHRHAMQILALLLVNDDGSTAKYIHKHQLIKVLLMAVKDFNPDCGDPAYTVRIVDLLLECVELSYRPEASGVRLREDIRNAHGYHFLVQFVLVLSSMPQNQGIQSIYLKPHVDNDQGHAFDEALAMDFMGKEDPSSEHLSPTLTRLLDILVNLAQTGPAGNRTSKNSHTKACGHSISQTSTTDRLGDKWEQGNNKVKDLEAVQMLQDIFLKAESRDLQAEVLNRMFKIFSSHIENYKLCQQLRTVPLLILNMAGFPSALQDIILKILEYAVTVVNCVPEQELLSLCCLLQQPIASELKLTILSFFVKLLSFDQQYKKVLREVGVLEVLLDDLKQHKFLLGPDEHGGGASQLERKSSSSSFQKHLDNKDVIITSPKLMESGSGKFPIFEVESTVAIGWDCMVSLVKKAEANQAAFRSANGLTTVLPFLVSSVHRPGVLRILSCLITEDAMQGHPEELGSLVEVLKSGMVTSDSGHQYKLQSDAKCDTMGTLWRILGVNNAAQRVFGEATGFSLLLTTLHSFQGDGHSEEPSLLVYIRVFTYLLRLMTAGVCGNTINRTKLHAIISSHTFYDLLSESGLLCVDYEKQVIHLLLELALEVVLPPFMTPESAISADMAENESTSFVLTTPSGLVNPDKERIYNAGAVRVLIRSLLLFTPKVQVEVLDLIGKLARSGPFNQENLTSVGCVELLLETIQPFLSSSSPLLSYALKIVEILGAYRLSASELQALVRYILQMRLMKSGHTIVDMMERLILMEDTALENVSVAPFVEMDMSKIGHASVLVSMGERSWPPAAGYSFVCWFQFQNFLRTQAKEIDPAKSGPSKRKSGSNAQHHDQRILRIFSVGAVNNENTFYAELYLQEDGVLTLATSNSCSLSFSGLELEEGRWHHLAVVHSKPNALAGLFQASVAYVYLDGKLRHTGKLGYSPSPIGKPLQVAIGTPVTCARVSDFTWRLRSCYLFEEVLTPGCICVMYILGRGYRGLFQDADLLRFVPNQACGGGSMAILDSLDAELAVPPGMQKLDSASKQENSKADGSGIVWDLDRLGNLTFQLSGKKLIFAFDGTCAEAVRASGTSFLLNLVDPLSAAASPIGGIPRFGRLNGDIYICRQCVIGDTIRPIGGMSVILALVDAAETKDMLHMALSFLACSLHHNPQNVKDMQTYRGYHLLALFLRRRMSLFDMQCLEIFFQIAACEASFSEPKKVERIQTFISPTASIHETGFEDLNFTKFRDETSSVGSLVDMDDFSAPKDSLSHILELENTDMSVETSNCIVLSNADMVEHVLLDWTLWVTAPVSIQIALLNFLEHLVSMHWYRNHNLTVLRRINLVQHLLVTLQRGDVEVPVLEKLVVLLGVILEDGFLASELENVVRFVIMTFDPPELKPQHQIMRESMGKHVIVRNMLLEMLIDLQVTIKTEEMLEQWHKIVSSKLITYFLDEAVHPTSMRWIMTLLGVCLASSPTFALKFRTSGGYQGLMRVLPSFYDSPDIYYILFCLIFGKPVYPRLPEVRMLDFHALMPSDGGHVELKFVELLESIIVMAKSTFDRLSMQSILARQTGNISQLVAELVEENVDMSGELQGEALMHKTYAARLMGGEASAPAAATSVLRFMVDLAKMCPPFSAACRQAEFLESCIDLYFSCVRSAHTVKMARELSTKTEERNLNDCDDASSQNTFSSLPAEQEQSSKTSISAGSFPQAQVSSSSEEMPVASNYMAEDKEEMKHTSSQEELNKSLQEDVQVILSVEGDSVDQVSATSSTNDFNFHSIKDNPTIQPPDSQSSASLVIPDSPILSEKSNSKIPHSPSSSPLVALTSWLSVNQNESKNPIITPTSMDSSVCDFDQSSDLKCGSQGPTVANMTFSVTPNLLLEMDDSGYGGGPCSAGATAMLDFIAEVLADFLTEQIKAAQVVESILEMVPLYVEAESMLVFQGLFLTRLMNFVERRLLRDDEEDDKKLDKTKWSSNLDALCWMIVDRVYMGALPQPGGVLKTLEFLLSMLQLANKDGRIEEAAPTGKGLLSIARGSRQLDAYVNSILKNTNRMILYCFLPSFLITIGEDDLLSSLGLLMESKKKLPINSSLEDPGIDISTVLQLLVAHRRIIFCPSNFDTDLNCCLCVNLISLLRDQRRNVQNMAIDVIKYLLVHRRASLEDLLVSKPNQGQHLDVLHGGFDKLLTGSLSSFFDWFQNSEQMVNKVLEQCAAIMWVQYIAGSAKFPGVRIKGMEGRRKREMGRRSRDTSKVDLKHWEKVNERRYALEVVRDTMSTELRVVRQDKYGWVLHAESEWQTHLQQLVHERGIFPIRQSSMPEDPQWQLCPIEGPYRMRKKLERCKLRIDSIQNVLDWQMELGETEFSKVKNEDGPDVSDSDSEAIFNLLNDSVEQNGVDTELYDESLYKESYDVKDVTSVRDGWNYDRASSGNEEASLHSALEFGGKSSAVSVPISESIPGKSEHGSPRVSSSVKMDEVKVAEDKSDKELNDNGEYLIRPYLEPLEKIRFRYNCERVVGLDKHDGIFLIGELCLYVIENFYIDSSGCICEKECEDDLSVIDQALGVKKDVTGCMDFQSKSASSCPSPPKTLVGGRAWAYNGGAWGKEKVVSSGNLPHAWRMWKLDSVHEILKRDYQLRPVAVELFSMDGCNDLLMFHKRERDEVFKNLVAMNLPRNSLLDTTISGSTKQESSEGGRLFKIMAKSFSKRWQNGEISNFQYLMHLNTLAGRGYSDLTQYPVFPWVLADYESENLDLSDPKTFRKLDKPMGCQTPEGEEEFKKRYESWDDPEVPKFHYGSHYSSAGIVLFYLLRLPPFSVENQKLQGGQFDHADRLFNCIRDTWLSAAGKGNTSDVKELIPEFFYMPEFLENRFNLDLGEKQSGEKVGDVVLPPWAKGSAREFIRKHREALESDFVSENLHHWIDLIFGYKQRGKAAEEAVNVFYHYTYEGSVDIDSVTDPSMKASILAQINHFGQTPKQLFLKPHVKRRSDRKLPSHPLKHSAFLVPHEIRKSSSSISQIVTFNEKILVAGANTLLKPRTYAKYFAWGFPDRSLRFMGYDQDRLLSTHENLHGGNQIQCAGVSHDGHILVTGADDGLVSVWRISEDGPRASRRLLLEKVLCGHTAKITCLRVSQPYMLVVSGSDDCTVIIWDLSSLVFVRQLPEFPAPVSAVYVNDLSGEIVTAAGILLAVWSINGDCLAVINTSQLPSDSILSVTSCTFSDWQDTNWYVTGHQSGAIKVWHMVHCTDQDKTNSKSNMIGTGGLDLGESPEYRLVLQKVLKFHKHPVTALHLTSGLKQLLSGDSSGHLLSWTLPDESLKSSFNQG; encoded by the exons ATGTTTCAAGGATCCAAAGGGAAAAAGATGAAATGGGTATCATTGCTTAAGGACATCAAGGAAAAAGTCGGTTTAGCTCAATCTCCTACTCCAACTGCCACTTCTACAACTGTTTCTTCTTCGTCTTCTGCTGCTGCTTCGTCTTCCAATCGCGATACCAATGCTTCCTCAACTCTCTACGACTACGTTTCCTCTCCATCGAG AGACAAACATGAATTGGAGTTGGACTTCAAGAGATTCTGGGAAGAGTTTCGCTCATCCAATTCTGAAAAG GAGAAAGAAGCGGCCTTGAATTTGACTATAGATGCCTTTTGTAGATTAGTCAAGCAGCATGCCAATGTAGCTCAATTAGTCACCTT GTTAGTAGAAACACATATATTCTCTTTTGTTGTGGGAAGAGCATTTGTAACGGatattgaaaagttaaaaattagcaGCAAAACAAAATCTTTGGATGTACTGAAAGTTCTACGGTTTTTCTCGGAAGTCACTGAG GGTGGCTTCAGTCCCGGTTCAAATTTGTTGACTGCTGTTGAAATCCTTGTGTCTGGG CCTATTGATAAACAATCTCTCCTTGATTCTGGGATATTTTGCTGTCTCATACATGTTTTGAATGCTCTTTTGTGTCCTGATGAGGCCAACCAGAGGCTGAAAATTAATTACACTGAGGAACCAATGCTAGCTGAAAAGGATTCCACTGCTGATGTTGGGCAAGCCCGCCGACTTGAG GTAGAAGGAAGTGTGGTGCATATTATGAAAGCATTGGCAAGCCATCCTTTAGCAGCACAGAGTTTGATTGAGGATGATTCTCTGATGTTGCTATTTCAGATGGTTGCCAACGGGTCTGTAACAGTCTTCTCTAAGTATAAGGAAGGTCTTGTTTCACTGCACATCATACAACTTCATAGACATGCTATGCAG ATCCTTGCACTTCTTTTGGTCAATGATGATGGAAGCACGGCCAAATACATTCACAAACATCAGCTG ATTAAAGTGCTTTTAATGGCTGTTAAGGATTTTAATCCAGATTGCGGGGACCCTGCCTACACTGTTAGGATTGTGGACTTGTTACTTGAATGTGTGGAATTGTCCTATAGACCAG AGGCCAGTGGTGTCAGGCTTAGGGAAGATATACGTAATGCCCATGGTTATCACTTCCTTGTTCAGTTTGTTCTAGTTCTGTCTTCAATGCCACAGAATCAAGGCATTCAATCTATTTATTTGAAGCCTCATGTTGACAACGATCAGGGTCATGCTTTTGATGAAGCTCTGGCGATGGATTTCATGGGAAAAGAGGACCCTTCCAGTGAACATCTCTCACCCACTTTGACTAGGCTACTTGATATTCTTGTTAACCTAGCTCAAACAGGTCCTGCTGGAAACAGAACGTCAAAAAATTCTCACACCAAGGCCTGTGGTCATAGCATAAGTCAGACATCAACTACCGACAGACTTGGTGATAAATGGGAACAGGGAAATAATAAAGTTAAAGACCTTGAAGCTGTTCAGATGTTGCAGGACATTTTTCTCAAGGCAGAAAGCAGGGATTTGCAGGCAGAAGTATTAAACagaatgtttaaaatattttcaagtcATATTGAAAACTATAAGTTGTGTCAGCAATTGAGGACTGTTCCTCTCTTGATATTAAATATGGCTGGATTTCCTTCAGCGTTGCAAGATATAATTCTGAAAATTCTTGAATATGCTGTGACTGTGGTGAATTGCGTTCCTGAGCAAGAGCTGCTTTCTCTATGTTGCTTATTGCAGCAACCAATTGCATCCGAATTAAAGCTCAccatcctttctttttttgtaAAGCTCTTATCGTTTGATCAGCAATACAAGAAAGTCCTACGAGAAGTAGGTGTGCTGGAAGTCCTTTTAGATGATCTGAAGCAACATAAGTTTCTTTTGGGTCCTGACGAGCATGGTGGTGGTGCCAGTCAGTTGGAGAGAAAATCCAGCTCGAGCAGCTTCCAGAAACACTTGGACAACAAGGATGTTATTATTACTTCACCCAAGCTCATGGAATCTGGTTCAGGAAAGTTCCCTATATTTGAAGTTGAGAGTACAGTTGCTATTGGCTGGGATTGTATGGTTTCATTAGTGAAGAAAGCTGAAGCCAACCAAGCTGCATTTCGATCCGCCAATGGTTTGACCACAGTTCTTCCCTTCTTGGTGTCCAGCGTTCATCGCCCTGGTGTCCTACGGATATTGTCATGTTTGATCACTGAAGATGCTATGCAG GGTCATCCTGAAGAATTAGGATCACTTGTTGAAGTTTTAAAGAGTGGAATGGTTACAAGTGATTCAGGACATCAATACAAGCTTCAAAGTGATGCAAAATGTGATACAATGGGAACCTTGTGGCGCATTCTAGGAGTAAATAATGCTGCTCAAAGAGTCTTTGGTGAAGCCACTGGATTTTCTCTTCTGCTAACCACCCTCCACAGTTTTCAGGGTGATGGTCACTCAGAAGAACCTTCTTTATTAGTTTACATCAGAGTCTTCACATATTTATTGCGCCTTATGACAGCAGGGGTGTGTGGTAATACTATTAATAGGACAAAACTGCATGCTATCATATCATCACACACATTTTATGATCTTCTATCCGAGTCTGGCTTGCTGTGTGTGGATTATGAGAAGCAAGTGATACATCTATTGTTGGAACTTGCTCTTGAAGTTGTCCTTCCACCTTTCATGACACCAGAGAGTGCCATATCAGCAGATATGGCTGAAAATGAGTCCACTAGTTTTGTTTTGACCACGCCATCTGGTTTGGTTAATCCTGACAAGGAACGTATATACAATGCTGGTGCTGTTAGAGTTCTGATCCGTTCATTGTTGCTTTTCACTCCTAAGGTGCAAGTAGAAGTGCTGGACCTTATTGGGAAACTTGCTCGGTCTGGCCCCTTCAATCAAGAAAATCTCACCTCCGTAG GTTGTGTGGAACTTCTTCTGGAGACAATTCAACCCTTCCTTTCAAGCTCATCGCCGTTACTCTCTTATGCTTTGAAGATTGTAGAGATTCTAGGGGCATATAG GTTGTCTGCATCTGAACTCCAAGCACTTGTAAGATATATTCTGCAAATGAGGCTGATGAAGTCAGGTCATACAATTGTTGATATGATGGAGAGGTTAATTCTCATGGAAGATACGGCCTTGGAAAATGTTTCTGTGGCTCCATTTGTTGAGATGGACATGAGCAAGATTGGGCATGCTTCAGTTCTGGTGTCTATGGGAGAAAGATCTTGGCCTCCTGCTGCTGGATATTCATTTGTTTGTTGGTTTCAGTTTCAAAACTTTTTGAGAACACAAGCAAAAGAAATTGATCCTGCCAAATCTGGTCCTTCAAAGAGGAAAAGTGGCTCAAATGCGCAGCATCATGACCAGCGTATCCTCCGGATATTTTCTGTTGGTGCAGTAAATAATGAGAATACTTTCTATGCAGAACTCTATCTTCAAGAGGATGGTGTTCTTACCCTTGCCACCAGCAATTCTTGCTCCTTATCATTTTCTGGATTAGAACTGGAAGAAGGCCGGTGGCATCACCTTGCTGTTGTTCATAGCAAACCAAATGCTCTTGCTGGACTATTCCAAGCTAGTGTTGCCTATGTTTATCTTGATGGGAAGCTAAGACACACAGGAAAATTAGGATATTCACCCTCTCCCATTGGAAAACCTTTGCAGGTAGCTATTGGGACTCCAGTTACTTGTGCAAGGGTTAGTGACTTTACATGGAGACTCCGCTCTTGCTATCTCTTTGAGGAAGTGCTCACACCAGGTTGTATTTGTGTCATGTACATTCTTGGTAGAGGATATAGAGGACTTTTCCAAGATGCAGATCTTCTCCGTTTTGTTCCCAACCAGGCTTGTGGTGGTGGTAGCATGGCTATCTTAGATTCATTAGATGCTGAATTGGCTGTACCTCCTGGAATGCAAAAACTTGACAGTGCAAGCAAGCAGGAAAACTCTAAGGCAGATGGAAGTGGAATTGTGTGGGATTTGGATAGATTGGGAAACCTTACGTTTCAGCTCTCTGGGAAAAAACTCATATTTGCATTTGATGGAACATGTGCGGAGGCTGTTCGAGCATCTGGTACATCTTTCTTGCTCAATCTGGTCGATCCCTTGTCAGCTGCTGCTTCTCCCATTGGAG GTATACCACGATTTGGGCGTCTTAATGGGGATATCTATATCTGTAGGCAATGTGTGATTGGTGATACCATCCGGCCTATTGGTGGGATGTCTGTCATTTTGGCACTTGTTGACGCTGCTGAGACTAAGGATATGCTCCATATGGCCCTTTCATTTCTTGCTTGTTCACTTCATCATAATCCTCAAAATGTAAAAGACATGCAAACATACAGGGGATACCATCTACTAGCTTTATTCCTGCGTCGAAGGATGTCGTTATTTGATATGCAGTGTCTTGAGATATTTTTCCAGATTGCTGCATGTGAAGCATCATTTTCTGAACCAAAAAAAGTGGAACGAATCCAAACTTTTATATCACCTACTGCATCCATTCATGAAACTGGCTTCGAGGATCTTAATTTCACAAAGTTCCGTGATGAAACATCTTCAGTTGGATCTCTTGTTgacatggatgatttttctgccCCAAAGGATTCATTAAGTCATATTTTGGAGCTAGAAAATACTGATATGTCTGTTGAAACTTCAAATTGCATTGTCTTGTCAAATGCGGATATGGTAGAACATGTTTTGCTTGACTGGACACTGTGGGTAACTGCCCCGGTTTCCATTCAAATTGCACTGTTAAATTTTCTAGAGCATCTTGTTTCCATGCATTGGTACAGGAATCACAACCTTACGGTTCTTCGACGAATCAACCTTGTTCAGCATTTACTGGTAACGTTGCAGCGTGGTGATGTTGAAGTTCctgttttggaaaaattagttGTACTACTTGGGGTCATATTGGAAGATGGGTTCCTGGCATCTGAACTAGAAAATGTGGTTAGGTTTGTTATTATGACATTTGATCCACCTGAGCTGAAACCACAACATCAAATAATGCGTGAATCCATGGGAAAGCATGTCATAGTCAGGAATATGCTTTTGGAGATGCTTATAGATCTTCAAGTGACGATCAAAACAGAAGAGATGCTTGAGCAGTGGCATAAAATTGTCTCCTCtaaattaataacatattttCTTGATGAAGCTGTTCATCCTACTAGTATGAGATGGATCATGACTCTTCTTGGTGTGTGTCTGGCATCTTCTCCCACTTTTGCTCTTAAATTTCGCACAAGTGGAGGTTATCAAGGTCTAATGCGTGTGCTTCCCAGTTTCTATGATTCTCCTGATATATACTATATCTTATTCTGTCTGATATTTGGGAAGCCTGTTTATCCAAGATTGCCAGAAGTCCGTATGCTGGACTTTCATGCACTAATGCCAAGTGATGGAGGCCATGTGGAGTTGAAATTTGTAGAACTACTGGAATCTATAATTGTTATGGCAAAATCTACCTTTGATAGGCTAAGCATGCAGTCAATACTTGCTCGCCAAACTGGAAATATTTCCCAACTTGTTGCAGAACTGGTGGAGGAAAATGTAGACATGTCTGGGGAGCTTCAAGGTGAAGCTCTCATGCACAAGACATATGCTGCACGCTTAATGGGTGGAGAGGCATCTGCTCCTGCTGCTGCAACATCAGTTCTGAGATTTATGGTTGATTTGGCAAAGATGTGCCCTCCCTTCTCTGCTGCTTGCAGACAAGCTGAGTTTCTAGAAAGCTGCATTGACCTCTATTTTTCTTGTGTTAG GTCTGCTCACACTGTGAAGATGGCAAGAGAGCTCTCTACAAAGACAGAAGAGAGGAATTTAAATGATTGTGATGATGCTAGTTCACAAAATACATTCTCTAGCTTGCCTGCTGAGCAGGAACAGTCTTCCAAGACATCAATTAGTGCTGGAAGTTTCCCTCAAGCACAGGTCAGTTCAAGTTCTGAAGAGATGCCTGTCGCTTCGAATTACATGGCCGAAGATAAAGAAGAGATGAAGCATACTTCATCTCAGGAGGAACTAAACAAATCATTGCAGGAAGATGTACAAGTTATTCTGAGCGTAGAAGGTGATAGTGTTGATCAGGTTTCTGCCACTTCAAGCACAAACGACTTCAATTTTCACAGTATCAAAGACAATCCTACAATTCAGCCACCAGATTCCCAGAGTTCTGCATCTCTTGTTATCCCGGATTCTCCTATTTTATCTGAGAAATCTAATTCCAAAATCCCCCACTCTCCCTCTTCATCTCCCCTGGTTGCTCTGACTTCTTGGTTAAGTGTAAACCAGAATGAATCCAAAAATCCCATAATCACCCCAACTTCCATGGACTCTTCTGTTTGTGATTTTGATCAATCCTCAGACTTGAAGTGTGGTTCTCAAGGGCCAACAGTTGCAAATATGACATTTTCTGTtacaccaaatcttcttctggAGATGGATGATTCTGGCTATGGTGGTGGCCCTTGTTCTGCTGGTGCAACTGCTATGTTGGATTTTATAGCTGAAGTGCTTGCTGACTTTTTAACAGAGCAAATAAAAGCAGCACAAGTTGTGGAGAGCATCTTGGAAATGGTTCCACTATATGTTGAAGCTGAATCCATGTTGGTTTTCCAAGGTTTATTTCTTACTAGATTAATGAACTTTGTTGAAAGGCGTCTCTTGCgtgatgatgaagaagatgataaaaagcTGGATAAGACTAAATGGTCCTCAAACTTAGACGCTTTATGCTGGATGATTGTTGATCGTGTTTACATGGGTGCTCTTCCCCAACCTGGTGGTGTGCTGAAAACTCTGGAGTTTTTGTTATCAATGTTGCAATTAGCAAACAAAGATGGTCGAATTGAAGAAGCAGCTCCAACAGGCAAGGGTCTTTTGTCTATTGCAAGAGGAAGCAGACAACTTGATGCTTATGTAAATTCAATTCTTAAGAATACAAATAGGATGATACTGTACTGCTTCCTACCATCATTCCTGATCACTATAGGAGAAGATGATCTCCTTTCCTCCTTGGGTCTGCTGATGGAATCTAAGAAAAAATTGCCAATAAACTCTTCTCTAGAAGATCCAGGGATTGATATCTCCACGGTTTTGCAGTTATTAGTTGCTCACCGACGAATTATATTCTGTCCTAGCAATTTTGATACTGATCTAAATTGTTGTCTCTGTGTaaatttaatttctctacttCGTGACCAGCGGCGAAATGTTCAGAACATGGCAATTGATGTTATAAAGTATTTGTTGGTTCATCGAAGAGCTTCTTTGGAAGACTTGCTTGTCTCTAAACCTAACCAAGGACAGCACCTAGATGTACTGCATGGTGGTTTTGACAAATTGTTGACTGGAAGCTTATCGTCTTTCTTTGATTGGTTTCAGAACTCTGAACAGATGGTAAATAAAGTACTGGAGCAATGTGCAGCAATAATGTGGGTGCAGTATATTGCTGGCTCGGCAAAATTTCCTGGAGTAAGAATTAAAGGCATGGAAGGTCGTCGTAAGAGGGAAATGGGAAGAAGATCACGAGATACTTCAAAGGTTGACCTAAAACACTGGGAGAAAGTGAATGAAAGGAGATATGCATTGGAGGTGGTTCGTGATACAATGTCCACTGAGTTAAGAGTTGTCCGTCAGGATAAGTATGGATGGGTTCTCCATGCTGAGAGTGAATGGCAAACCCATCTCCAGCAACTTGTACACGAACGTGGAATATTCCCAATTCGTCAATCCTCTATGCCAGAAGATCCTCAGTGGCAACTTTGCCCCATTGAGGGTCCATACAGGATGCGCAAAAAGCTTGAGCGCTGTAAATTGAGAATTGATAGTATCCAAAATGTTCTTGATTGGCAGATGGAATTAGGCGAGACAGAGTTCTCCAAAGTGAAAAATGAGGATGGTCCTGATGTTTCGGACTCTGATTCTGAAGCAATATTTAATCTTTTGAATGATAGTGTTGAACAGAATGGTGTTGACACTGAGCTATATGATGAGTCATTGTATAAAGAGTCATATGATGTGAAGGATGTAACATCTGTTAGAGATGGATGGAATTATGACAGAGCTAGTAGTGGGAATGAAGAAGCTAGTCTTCACTCAGCCCTTGAGTTTGGTGGGAAATCCAGTGCAGTCTCTGTCCCTATATCTGAGAGCATACCTGGAAAATCTGAACATGGATCTCCTAGGGTGTCATCTTCTGTTAAAATGGATGAAGTCAAAGTTGCTGAGGATAAATCAGATAAGGAACTAAATGATAATGGTGAATATTTAATCAGACCTTATCTGGAACCTCTTGAAAAGATAAGATTCAGATATAACTGTGAGCGAGTAGTGGGTCTTGACAAACATGATGGCATATTTCTGATTGGGGAGCTTTGTTTGTATGTAATAGAGAACTTTTACATTGACAGTTCTGGCTGCATATGTGAGAAGGAATGCGAAGATGATCTCTCTGTTATTGATCAGGCATTGGGTGTAAAGAAGGATGTTACGGGTTGTATGGATTTCCAGTCAAAATCAGCTTCATCCTGTCCCTCACCTCCCAAGACATTGGTAGGGGGCAGGGCCTGGGCCTACAATGGTGGTGCttggggaaaggagaaagtggtTAGCAGTGGTAATTTACCTCACGCTTGGCGTATGTGGAAGCTTGATAGTGTTCATGAGATTTTGAAGCGTGATTACCAGCTTCGTCCTGTTGCTGTTGAGTTGTTCAGCATGGATGGATGTAATGATCTCCTGATGTTTCACAAAAGAGAGAGAGATGAAGTATTCAAAAATCTGGTTGCAATGAATCTACCGAGGAACAGCTT GTTGGATACGACCATTTCAGGATCTACAAAACAGGAAAGCAGTGAGGGTGGCCGTCTTTTTAAAATAATGGCTAAATCTTTCTCAAAGAGGTGGCAAAATGGAGAAATCAGCAATTTCCAGTACCTCATGCATCTCAATACCTTGGCGGGACGTGGATACAGTGATCTTACTCAATACCCAGTCTTTCCATGGGTTCTTGCTGACTATGAGAGTGAAAATCTGGACTTGTCAGATCCCAAAACCTTCCGCAAACTTGACAAACCAATGGGTTGTCAGACACCAGAAGGGGAAGAGGAATTTAAGAAAAG ATACGAAAGCTGGGATGACCCTGAGGTCCCAAAATTTCATTATGGTTCCCATTATTCTAGTGCTGGCATTGTTCTCTTTTATCTTCTTCGCTTGCCTCCATTTAGTGTGGAAAATCAGAAGCTACAGGGTGGCCAATTTGATCATGCTGATCGTCTTTTCAATTGCATAAGAGACACTTGGTTGAGTGCTGCTGGGAAGGGTAATACATCAGATGTGAAAGAACTGATTCCAGAATTCTTTTACATGCCTGAATTTTTGGAAAATCGCTTCAACCTTGACTTGGGGGAGAAGCAGTCAGGGGAAAAG GTTGGAGATGTTGTCCTACCTCCTTGGGCCAAAGGCAGTGCTAGGGAGTTCATCAGGAAGCATAGAGAGGCCCTAGAATCTGATTTTGTCTCAGAAAATCTGCACCATTGGATAGACCTCATTTTTGGATATAAACAAAGGGGAAAG GCGGCTGAAGAAGCTGTTAATGTTTTCTACCATTACACATATGAAGGAAGTGTAGACATAGACTCGGTTACAGATCCTTCAATGAAAGCCTCCATTCTAGCTCAGATCAATCATTTTGGACAGACACCTAAGCAACTATTCCTCAAACCCCATGTGAAAAGGCGGTCTGACAGAAAGCTTCCTTCTCATCCGCTGAAGCATTCAGCTTTTCTTGTTCCACATGAAATACGGAAAAGCTCTTCTTCCATTTCTCAAATTGTCACTTTCAATGAGAAAATTCTTGTTGCTGGGGCAAACACATTGCTTAAACCTAGAACATATGCCAAATATTTTGCATGGGGGTTTCCTGATCGCAGCTTGAGATTTATGGGCTATGACCAAGATCGCCTCCTTTCAACACATGAGAATCTTCATGGTGGTAACCAAATTCAGTGTGCTGGTGTTAGTCATGATGGTCATATTTTGGTGACTGGGGCCGATGATGGTTTAGTTTCTGTTTGGAGAATCAGTGAGGACGGCCCCCGTGCCTCTAGACGACTGCTGTTGGAAAAAGTGCTTTGTGGTCATACAGCTAAAATCACATGTCTTCGTGTCAGTCAGCCTTACATGCTGGTTGTGAGTGGATCAGATGACTGCACTGTTATCATATGGGACCTAAGCTCATTAGTATTTGTTAGGCAGCTTCCTGAGTTCCCAGCACCAGTTTCTGCAGTTTACGTGAATGATTTATCTGGGGAAATTGTGACAGCTGCTGGAATTCTGCTTGCTGTTTGGAGCATCAATGGGGACTGTCTAGCAGTAATTAATACATCCCAGCTGCCATCTGATTCTATACTTTCTGTTACAAGCTGTACCTTCTCTGATTGGCAGGACACAAACTGGTATGTAACGGGTCACCAGAGTGGGGCTATTAAGGTCTGGCATATGGTTCACTGCACTGACCAAGATAAGACCAACAGCAAGTCAAATATGATTGGAACAGGAGGATTAGATTTGGGCGAGTCTCCAGAATACAGATTGGTGCTCCAGAAGGTCCTGAAGTTCCATAAACATCCAGTTACTGCTCTTCACTTAACGAGTGGCCTGAAGCAGTTGCTGAGTGGTGATTCTAGTGGGCATCTGCTGTCTTGGACATTACCAGATGAGAGCTTGAAATCCTCTTTCAATCAAGGGTGA